Part of the Flavobacterium alkalisoli genome is shown below.
CAACCCATATAATAAGGATTTGACGTAATAATACCATTATCTGCCGTAAAGCTGATTGCATCAAGGAAGTTACCCACACTGGCACCACCAACACTCGATACCGACTGTAGTATAAAACGGGTAACAGTTTGCCCTACAGGTACGGTATATGTCCCTGTATTATAACTCCATGCGGTATTCCCTGTTGAAACAGGAGCACCAACGTTTACATAAGGCCCCCCGGGAGGTCCGGCCAATAGCTGACAGGTATCTGTACCCTGACGCCCTCTGTGTGCAAATCCGTAATTAAACACAGTTGCTTGAGGGGTTTGATAATCCTGATAAACTCCCGAAACAACATTGGCATTAAGCTCAATAAACTGTGTACCACTATAGGCAGGTACATTCTCATAATTGGGCTGCTGCCAAAATTCAATCATCTCATCAGAAGCTGTAGTTCTCCATCCCTGTACCACATTATGGTTTACAAAAGTTGGAAAATTAGACCAAACCAAATCCGGCAATTCAAAGTCGTAATTATTAGTCGTTATCAAACACTCCGTCTGATTATTATTTGATGGCGGTGGCGGCGTTGTTACACAAACAAGAAAAGTGTTTATGGTACTTGCCGTTACGGTATTAAAATAAATCCTCACCTTATAAACAGCACCTATAGTAAGCCCTGAAGCGTTTACAACATTATTCTGGCTACAATATAGTTGCGAAAGTGCTGTACAGTCTCCCTCATACACAACGATAACCATAGGTTGTGGTGAGCCCGAAAAATTGGATAACGCAATAGTATGTGATGTAGAAGTTGCCGTAAACTGATACCAGATATCAGCACTGTTAAGTGCCGTACAGGTAGTACCCTGTGTAGAAACTGTAGCTTGCGTAAAGCTGGCAGTACTCCCTGCTGCACAAATTTCTGTAGGATTGACTGTTAATGTAGTTGCCCCAGAACAATCGTCGTTTACAGGTGGCGGGAGCCGTTTTTCATTTAAGTTATAACCGTAATTATAATTGAACAATAAGAGTAAAAGTGCACAAAAGATATAAGTAATTCTTCCCATCATATGGATTTTTAACTAGCTAGTATATAAAAAGGTCCAAATTAATAAATATTCATACTGATTAACACAAAAAAAGGATGAAAATAAATCTATTTGCTATTTCTCTAAAAATTTGACCTTAGTTTTATGATAAAAACATTTAAAAAAAGATAAACCCTACCAATTAAAAATAAGAAAAGCTGCATTGCTGCAGCTTTTCTTATTAATATTTACATGACAGTTTAGTGACTTCCACCTTCTGTAATTGCTTGTTCAATTGTAAATCCGAATTTTTGAGATATTTGAAGCATTATATCATCTATAGCTGATACTGTATATGATGCATCCCAAAAACCATTTTCTCCGGCTAATAGATTCTCCAACATTGTATTTACTTCAGTTCCGTTAAAGTACGGAGCATTTGTATTTGGATTATTAGTAAAACGTAATCCGGCTATAAAACCATAACCTTCAGACAGCGCATGGAAAGCTTTTATTGTTACTACATTATCATCAGAAAGAAGTTGTTTTCCTTCATTTAAATAATATACAGCTCTAACCGCTCCAATTACAGAAAGGTTTTCTTTAATAATTCTTATCTGTTCGTTACGGGTAGTATAGTCTTTATTTATTATAGCTGCCCTACCTTTAATAAATGCATTTTTAATATTATCTGATATACCTTCAAAGTACGGATTACCATTTACAGTATTCATATAGCTTTCCCAAAAATATCTCTTTGTGCTACCATCTGTATTGGTTGTTGTATATCCAAACACATAACCATAAGCTTCATCCCATTTGTGCTCCATGGTAGTGTAATTCTTACCTTCTTCTAAAGTCCCTGCATCATTTGCCGATTTGGTTTCATCAAGTACAGTCTGGCTTAGGTAGTTGTTAAGTGTCTGATCCATAAAACATGCACCCATTAAACCTTTTATAATTGCCTGGTTGATCTCCAAACCCTTACCATTTACAAGTCTTTTACCTGCATCAACAGAACCCATTACACCAGGTGTACCGGTAGTTTCATATTGAGCTGCTACCTCACCCATTTCAGTAAATAAGGCATCAAAAGTCATTTTTATTTCATTAGCTTCAACAGAGTTAGTCGCAAAATAATCTGCAGATGCAGCTGTTTTATTTCTTAACTGTTTTCCCGAAACATTCAAATCTTCTTCAGAAAAAGGATTATTTGTATTTGAGAACATATTAGATACTTTCTCTGAATCGAAAGTAGGATAACCCGCCTGATTTTTAGAATAAGCATCAAATTCTAAAAGCATTTTTATTCTTTGTGTCTGTCCTGTAAAATCTACTGAAGACTCTCCATTTCTTTCAAACACATACTCTGTAGGTACGTTATAAGATGGCCCGCTTACATTATCATCATCGCTTGAACATGACACCAATGATAAGGCGGTAAATGATAAAGCTGAAAATAAAATAGTTCTTAATTTCATGTTTTCTATTCTGAATTAATTGTTTGTTTTTCGGGCACAAAAATAAAACTTTAAAACAATAAAAAAACAATTATTTGTAAATAATCTAAATAAAATGTAGCTCCCGAATTTAAATAACCTCTATTAAAACAAAAAGCCTGAGGTGGTTTCCTCAGGCTTTTTTATCATTTATTTATTATCTTATCTCTTTAGTGAGAAGTGTGCCTTGAACTCCTTAACAACCGGTTGGCCGTTAACCGTCTCACGGTAGGTTACCGTGAACCAGTAGTCCGTAGCAGGTAGCGGTGTACCGTTGTAGGTACCGTCCCAGCCCTCACTCTCTTCGGTGGCACTGATCTGCTTGATCAGCTTGCCGTAACGGTCAAAAATGTACACCTTAGCATCAGGCTGGTTCAACCCTATGATGTTCCAGGTATCGTGGTAACCGTCACCGTTAGGGGTGAAGTAATGCGGATAGTCCACAAGGCTTACGCCCTCTATGGCAATCTCATCACACGCAAACTCCGTACTAACATCCCTTACATATACCGTATGGGTGCCTGCAGGTACATCGGTAAATACATTGCTGCTCTGCCACATGCCGTCCTCATCAAGCTTGTACTCGTATTCTCCATACCCTTCAACAAACACCGTGATAACCTGGTTGTCGCTGAAGTAGTTGGTCACCTCATAACCAACACCAACAGGGCTGGCAGGGCCGCTCTTCTGAACCTGGAAGGCTGCTGAGATATCAGAGATACAGTTCAGTGGTGCAGGGCCTGTTACCTCTACAGTATAGTTACCCTCGGCTATCGCCTCATAGGTAGGAGATGCCGGGTCATAATCGGTCAGTTCCACTCCGTCAAGGTACCACACAAAGCTGTAGCCCATACCGCTCGGGATGCCGCTGTCCAGGGTTACTGTCCTTAACACATCGTGGTAGTGTAGTCCACACAGATCGTATCACTGCCGTCCACCGAGGTGATCACAGGCTCAGGCAATCTTTCCACTATAAGGGTGATCTCCGTGATGTCATGGCAACCGCTGATGGTCGAGGTGTTGGTCACCCTTGCATAGATGGTCATAACATCGGCAGTGGTGTTCACATACACCGTAGGGTCCGCTATAGGGTTGGTTGCATTATCTGCATCCTCAAAGCTCTCATAGTAGGCAACACTGTAGTCCGCAGGGTCCTGCGCTCCCAGTATCTCCGCATCGAAGACACTAAGGTCAAAGGCATGCATACCGTCGTTTGTACCGTCATCATCACAGGTAGACAGCGATGGGTCGGCAGGGGCGTTGGCTACTGCGGCCTCCTCCACCAGGAGCTGCATCGGTGCGGTGGTGGTACAGCCGCTCTCTATGTGCTGTACCCATACAAGGATATCCTGTGGCGTGCTTATGTTGTTGTACTGGTTCGGCAGTGCTGTGCCCGCATCAAGGGCTGCCTGGTCAAAGTAGAACCTTACAAGGTAATCGTTCGGGTCGGCATCCTCTCCCAGTATCTCAGGGATGTGGCTGCTTAGTATAAAGGTGGCAAAACCATCGGTGTTCTGCTCACAGATCGCATAGGCAGGGATCGCCCCGTTCTCGCCCAATGCAGGCAGCGGGTTAACGATAAGCTCAAGCTCAACGATCTGGTAACATACAGCATCATTCGGGTTGCCCGTGTTGGCCTCTACCCTTACATAGATGGTAGCCGTACCGCTTACAAACTGCGTAGGGTCCGCTATGGCGTTTATATCCTGGTCCGCATCATCATAAGTAAGGTGGTAGCTTAAGATAAGGTTCGGCTCGTTGTCCATGATATCTGCTGCTGCCTGGGTAAGGTCAAACTCCTCCTGGCCGTCCCCCGCATTGTTGTCATCACATAACACAAGGGCATCAGGGGTCGTATTCGGTGTAGGTAACGGAAGTACCTTTATGGTCATGGTAGTGTAGCTCTTACACCCTGCAAGGGTGATAACCTCTACCGTTAATGTCATCGGGTTGGAGGTGTTCACATAAGCAGTAGGGTCGGCAATCGGTGTGGTTGCCCCCGGCTCATAGTAGTTAACCGTGTAGCCAAGGCCTACCCCGAATGGGCCCAGTATCGTGTTCTCCATTACCGTAAGGTCAAACTCCGTGGTCATATCATTCGGCAGGGCCTCGTTACATACGCTAAGTACAGGCGGACGTGTTAAGGCAAGCGGGATATTGATATGGATGGTGAAGCTCTCGATGCTGTAGCAGCCCGTGGCAACATCCTCAATCCTTACATAGATAACCTCTCCGTCCTGGGCCGTGTAGCCCGCAGCGTTGGTAATCCTCGGTGCGCCGTTCTGGGCTGCCGTAAGGTTATTGAAGTAATGGATGATATAATCCGACGGGTCCGCATTGCCTAAGTGCTCCAGTATGTAGCTGTCCTGAACCGTAAGGTCCACGGCTGCCATGGCATCCTGGTCGTTGTTGTCCGTATCACAAAGGGTGATGTCCTGAAGGTCCGCATCAATCTGAGGGTATCCACAACAATAAGGTTAAGCGCATAGGCCGTAGCCGTATAACAGCCCGTTACCGTGTTCTCCACCCTTACATAGATGGTCTGGTTATAGGCATTGGTATTGGTATAGTTGTCCGTATTAGGGATGGCGTTGATACCCAGTTCCGCATCCTGTGCCGTCTCGTGGAAGGTTACAGAAAGGTTCTCTCCGTTGTTGATCATATCCTCAACAAGGGCATCAAGGTCAAACTGGGCATGGCCGTCACTGTCTGGGTCACACATGGTAAGGTCTTCCTGGGAAGGGGGAACCACTATCGGTAGCGGCTCTACCCTGATATCAAGCAATACGATCCTGTAGCAGCCCGTAGCCTCAAAGGTAACCCTTACATAGATCGCCTCGGCATTGCTCTGGTTGGTATACGCCTGCGGGTTCTGTATTTCATTTATGTTAGCATCAGCATCCGCAAGGGTATGGTGGAAGGTAACATTGATTCCCGTCTGGACCCCGATGATCTCAGGGATCTTAGTGGTAAGGTCAAACTCCTCAACCTCGTCAGGCTGCCCTCCTATAGTGTTCACATCACATAATGTGTATGGTGTAGGCTGGGTAGCAACAGGTAGCGGGTTGACGATAAGCTCCAGTTCCACGATGTCATAACAGCCCGTTGCATTGTCCGTTACCCTTACATAAACAGGGGAATCGGTATTGGTAGCCGTGTAGCTGCCCGGGGTCGCAATGGCAGGGGTATTGGCCTGTGCTGCCTCAAGGGTCGCAAAATAGCCAACCGTGTACAGTGCAGGGTCCAATCCGCCAAGTATCTCAGACTCTCTTGAAGGAAGTACAAAGATACCCTCACCGTCAGTATCATCCGGACCGTTGTCGCATAGTGCATATGGTGCCGGTTCGGTGGCGATAGGCGCCTGGTGAACAATCAGCTGAAGCTCCTCGATGTCATAACAAACCGTAAAGGCCGAAGATACCCTGATGTAAAGCGTCTGGGTGTTCGCCTCGATATTGGTATAGTCAACAGGGTCAATGGCATTGGTACCAAACTCCGCGTCATCCATGGTCTCGTGCGCAGTTACCGTAACATCGGTAAGCTGTGATTCTATATAGTCAATTACCGACTGTACGTCGAAATTCTCAAAACCGTCATTGTCAAAGGCACATTCCTCAAGGGCTGTCAGTGCAGGGGCAATAGGTGCAGGGTCAACATGAAGGGTAATCTGAACTGCCGTCCAGCAGCCCGTTACACTGCTCTGTAACCTTGCCCATATCTGGGCCATATCAGGGGCAACATAGATATCAGGAAGCTGCGTGGCAGCATCGCCTGTCTCTGCCTCTATCTGGCTGCTATAGTAACTAACCGTTACCGATGATACTCCCGAAGCAAGGGCTGAATCATGGCTGTGAAGGTCAAAGTCTGCCTGGCCCGGTACCTCCTCACACTCGTGGAAGTCCGTCTGCGCGCTGTCATAAATCGGAAGCGGGGTTACAACCAAATCAAAATCAAAGACATCATAACACGTGGTTACCGTGTTCTCCAATCTTACATAGATCATCTGAGGGTTGGAAAGGTTCGCATAAGTTGTCAGGTTAACGATAGGGTTGGTAGCCGTCTCAGCATCATTAGCCGTCTCATAGTAGCTTACCGCATAATCAGGGTTGCCACCGGTTACCTCCAAATCCTTACTCGTTAAGTCAAACTCCTCAATCCCGTCAGGGGTCATGTAGTCCGTCTGGTCACATAATACGTAGTCGGTTAACGGCGCTGCTGGAGCAGGAAGCGGATTGATGATTACATCAAAACTATCTTCGTCATCACATGTATAAGGAGCTGTACCTGTTATTACATAAACATATATTGTTTGTGATGTAGAAACAACATCTCCAGGATTCATTTGAGTCCCTGTACCCTGCGTACCTGTAAAGTAAGACCCCAAGGTAAGGGCAGGAAGCGTATATCCAGTATCCACACAAGCCTCATAAGGACCTGCAGGCAATACTACTTCGGGCTGAGGGTTAACAATTAACTCCAGTTCAGTTGTATTATAAGCCTCTGCAAGAGTATTATTTTGTACTCTTATATAAATAATAGTATCAGGTCCTCCTAAATAAGCTGTAGGATCAGCGATTTCTGTTCCAGGAACCGGAACTGCCGCATCAGCATCAGCTTCATTTTCGTAATATGTAATTGTGTATTGCGCAGGGTCTGTTAAACCTTCTACAATCTGATCTTCATAGATGGTTAAATCAAATATTTCCTCACCATCATATGGAGCAGGCTCACAAATTGCGATAGGATCAAGCTCAGGAAGCGGAACTTCGCAGTCAATTATATTTAATGTAAAGCTACGTGTAATGACACAGCCGTTAAGGTAAGGAATAAGAGCTACAAATATTTCCTGGCCATTAGTAGCCTCATAAGTAGAAGGAGTAAATATAGGATTACCTTCTTCAAGGTCTTCCATAGACTCGAAGTAGATTAGATCATATAAAACTGTATTTCCTTGTGTTATTGTTGTTGTATTTTGAGTAAGATCAAAAACCATAGGAGCTGTTATATCTCCACACTGAGTAAGATCTACCGGATCATTAAATTCTATATTAGGCTGGAACTCAACTCTTATTGAATCTTCCAGCTGACAATCAGGGTTAGAAACAAAAGATGCCAATATTGTATAAATACCAGGTTCTGTTACCGTTATAGTTTCTGTAGTTACAGGCTGACCAAATTCATCCAATATAAGCTCTCCATCTTTTTCCCACTGATAGGTAAAAGAAGCTCCTTCTGTATTTTCAGCACTAAGCACATAAAAATCTTCAGGACAAAGGGCACCACCATTTGCTATAGTCAAATCTTCCGGAAGTACCGGCTGACCGATATTAAAACTACCCGCCTCAAGGAATACAGCTGAATCTAAAGCATTATCGTTCCTGTCTGCAATAACCAGTTTGATATGATAAACATCTCCCGGCTCAACATCAGATTCTGCCGTCATAACAACAGTTTGGCCATTAAAGTCGATAGGAGCAACTGCATTACCCGGAGCGTTGCCATTATACTGGGCAAAAAATGCTTCGTTTGCCGAAGGACATCCTCCATTATAAAGGTTATTTCTAATCGAGGTTACTGCTACAGGAGTAGTAGTTCCCGGAATTACCGCAAGGTTAGTTACCGGACCGCCCGTTGATATATTGTTAAGGAAAAAGGCAAATGCATCTGAGAAAGCACACTGGAAGACTCCATATTCTTCAGAAGCAAACAGGAAGTCAAAACTCATATGGTTTGAAATTGGAGTAAAATCAAACTCTATAATGGTGGCATCGTTATACTGGATAACATCAAAACCAAGTCCCTGCATATAAGTTAACAACTGACCATCTCCTGCCCAGTTTCCTCCGGAAAGCGTACCGTCTCCCGGCGGCACATTTGTATTAGGCCCACCTGCCTGAAGAGCATTCCCCGATTGAAGGATAAGACCCGACTGAATAGGGAAACTAGAGTTGTTACCCTCAAAGTAACCAATACCATTAACTGTAAGTCCAAAATTTGTTCCTGTACTCCATGTGATATTTTCTATACCTACACAGTCTACACCAATAAGTACATCCCTAACAAGTTCTTGAACCGTGTATTTGTTTTGTGTAACAGTAACGAAATTTGAAGATGGCTGATCTATATCTGTACAGCTTGTACAGGCTGGAATTGGATCTGTAGTATCACTGGTTACGATTACCTGATTTTGTAACGGCCCTACTGTTTGATGATAGTCATCCGGAATTTCTATACTTACCTCATAAGTCATAGACTCTCCTGCTGCCAATACCGGTATAATATTGTGCATGGTACCTGTACCGGAAGTACCATTACCTACCCATGACATTAAAATAATCTGATAAGGTTTAGTATCGTGTACTATCACATTGTAAGCATCACTAGGACCTGGGTTAGTTACCGTAATGGTATAAATAGTTTGAGTACCGGCAACATAAGTACTCTGCCCGTTCGTTTTAACCGTTACAAGGTTTGCCATCGGATTTGGAGTAGCTGTATGTATACAATCAGGACAAGCCGGGTTTGGATCCGGAGTTGAACTTGTAACCTGAACCTCATTTACAATATTTGCAGTTTGGTTAAAGTTACTTGGTACCGGCATCACTAACTGGTAAGTTACAACCTCACCTACTGCTATTGCAGCAATATTATCTGTAAGGTTACCTGTACCAGAAGTACCGTTGCTTCCGGACCATGTTACTGTAGTTGGGTCTATACCCGCAGGTATAATATCAGAAACATCTACGTTTTGTGCTTCTGTAGGACCCATGTTTTCTATTGTAATTGTATATACCGCATCCATTCCTGCTGTATAAGTAGAACCTGATGCCAGTGTTTTAGTCACTACTAAATCTGCAGAAGCAGTATCACTATCTGTATCCACACAAGCAGCACATGACGGATCAGGATCCGGAGTTGAGCTCGTTACAGTAGTTTCGCTTGTTAGTAAACCCGTATATCCTACAGGAATATCAAGCGTGATAGTATAAGTAACTACATCTCCTGCAGGAAGTGAAGCAATAAGATCAGACAAAGCTGTATTAACTCCTGACGAACCGTTGTCTCCTACCCATGAGAAGTTTGTTATTCCTGCAGGAATAGCATTATCAACCTGAACGTTTGCAGCTGCAGTAGGACCATTGTTTGTTACAGTTACTGTATAAACAGAAGTAGTTCCTGCAGTATATATATTTTGGTTATTTGTATTTACTACAACTATGTCAGCTGAAGCTGATTCATAATCCGTATCGGTACAAAACTCACATGTACCGTCAGTTTCAGGAGTTGAAGTTGTTGCCGAAGCACTAACAACAAAATTACCGGTAAATCCGGCAGGAACATCTACAGTAAGGGTATAAGTAACTGTTTGTCCTACGTTTAATGTACCTATATTATTTGTTAAGTTGGCCTGTGTTCCTGAAGAACCGTTACTTCCCGTCCAAGTTACATTAGTAACAGATGCCGGAACGGCGAAAAACGCATTAACGTTAGCCGCAGCAACAGTACCGTTATTAGAAACAGTTATCGTATAAACAGAAGGTGAGCCCGGAGTATAAACTTCCTGCCCATCAGTATTTACAATTACGATATCTGTACCTACAGAAGGATAATCTGTATCCGTACACTGATCACATGTAGGAGTAGGATCGTTTACACCATCATAAGTAACAGTACTCACAATAGGATTTGTAAAACCTACAGGAACATCAAGTGTAACAGTATAAGTTACCGTAGTACCTACAGGTAATGATGCGATAACGTCATTAATAGCAACGTTAGTTCCTGAAGAACCGTTATCACCCGTCCAAGAGAAATTTGTTATTCCAGCAGGAATAGGATTGTTAACTGCAACGTTTGCAGCATCTTCAGGACCATTATTGGTTACCGTTACCGTATATACCGATTGTGTACCAGGGATATAATTAGTTTGTCCGTTTGTATTAACAACCTCTATATCCGATAAAGTATCGTAAGTCACTATTGCATCTGGCAGAGGGTCAGTAAATGTACCTGGTATCTGGATGTTAATAGTGTAACTCACCGTTTGGTTTACACCAAGCGTGGCAATAGTACTGTTTACAGGTACGTTTGTACCTGATGTACCGTTACTCCCCGTCCACCAAAACCTTACAATTCCGTTTGGAATAGGAAGGAGTCCGGGAGGAATAGCATAATACGTATTTACATTTGATGCCGGAGATGGTCCGTTGTTTGTTACCATAATGGTAAACGTTAGTAGTTCTCCCCCCTCATATTCATTAGTGGGATTAGTACTAAAAACGACCAAATCAGACTGCGCATACGTAGTAATTGTTGTTAAAAACAAAAACGCTGTTAGTAGTAATCTAATCATATAGCAAATTTTATTAATGAGCCGTTAGTAATCAATTTAATAAACACTTAAAAAAATGTTAGGATATTAAAAAATCAAATATAATTATTCAATAAAATATTAGCAGTTAAATTTCAAAAAATCACAAAATTCATGAAAATTTCAAAAATTATTAACTCTAATATCCCTTAAAATAAATATAATCCTACTTCATTGTAACAACTGTAATGTAATTTACCCTACCCCTTTATTAATATTTTTTTAGCAATTGTTTGTACCTTTGCAACCTAAATATCTGTAAGACATGGAAAAAATAAATATACAGCCTACGCAAAATCCTTCAATCCTAAAGTTTGAGTTCAGCGATTTTATAGCTAAAAACGGCAACTACGAATACAAAAACATTGATGAAACAGCCAGCTCACCACTAGCAAAGCAGCTTTTCTTCCTTCCGTTTGTAAAGACGGTTTATATATCGGGGAACTTTATAGCTATCGAAAAGTATTCAATTGTTGAATGGGAAGACGTTCAGGATGATGTAGCTTCTCAAATTGAAGATTTTGTAAACAAAGGCGGTGAAATATTAAAAGAAGAAGCCGAAACTACAAAGAAAGTACCTTCTACAGTATATGTAGAGAGCACTCCTAACCCTGCGGTATTAAAGTTTGTTTCTAACAAAAGGCTTACTAAAACACCTGCTGAGTTTAAGAACATAGATGAAACGCTTCCGTCGCCGTTAGCAAAAGAGCTTTTCAAGTTTCCGTTTGTTAAGGAAGTATTTATTGATGAGAATTACGTATCAATCACTAAATATGCAGTAACAGAATGGGATGAGATAACTGCCGAAATACGTTCGTTTATTAAAGTATTTATTGAAGAAGGCAAGACAGTAATAGACGAGTCATTATTACAAAAGGCACCACAAAGCGAAAAACAGCAGGAAGCTTACTTTGACTCTCTTGACTCTACCTCTCAACGCATTATCAATATACTGGAAGAGTATGTAAAACCTGCAGTAGCCGGAGACGGTGGTAATATTGCTTTTGATTCGTATGATGAAAAAGAGAAGCGTGTTAAGGTTATTCTTCAGGGAGCCTGCAGCGGATGCCCTTCGTCGACATTTACCCTTAAGAGCGGTATTGAGAATATGCTGAAGGACATGCTTAACGACCATGATATTAAAGTAGAAGCACTAAACGCTTAATCATAAAAATCCCGGCTTAGCCGGGATTTTTTTATTTGTTATCTGTATCTGGAGATTCCTGTTTATTTTCCGGCTTTACCTCCTCTACCGGTTTAGCTGTATCATCCGGATTGCCTTGAGGCTGTACAACTCCTCCGTCTTCCCTGCCGCCTTCATCCACAACCTGATTAAGTTCTTCATTATATTGGGATTCCGGAATCTCCTCTCCCGTTTTACTGAAAATCTTAATTTTAGGATTATCCTGGTTACCCGTTACTACTACCGGCACACCAATAATACCCAGTGGCGGCAAGCCTAACCTTATTCGTAAATCAAGATCACCTTTTAAACTGGTTTTCCCTTCTATTTTTGGCCTGAAACCTGAAACCTTAAACTTAAAAGGCTCCATTGTAATGATACTGTTCTTTATAGTCGATTTGATTTCTATATCCTCAAGGTGCGGATCGCTCAACCCTTCCTTACCGGTTTTTGAGCTTAATACATTAAACAGTTTATATCCCGAAACCTTTACATCGCGTACCCATAAAGTACCACCCCCTTTTAAGGATTCATAAACCGGAGCCATTTCAGCATTCAAATCGCCTTCTACGGTATAGTCGGCAGAAATAATTCCTTCGGCATTCTCGGCCGATGAAGCCAGTTCCCTAAACAACGGAATTTCCTCATAGGCCTTTTTCACATCAAAGTCTTTAGCCTTTAGATGCAGCTTAAAGCTGGCCGAGGTGAGCGACTCATCATCATAATCGGCATCAATACCTACCTTACATCCTATAACAGAAAAAGAACCGTTTTGAAGTACCAGCTTACCTTTATTAATAGCAACCCTGCCTGAAAGATCATTTAAAACAATACCTGTATACTCTACTGTTTTAGCATTTGCATTGAGTTCTAAATCGACATTTGGAGGTAAAGTCACTACACCTGACTGTTGCGGACTTTGCTCTACCACTACTTTTTCATCTGCCTCTTTATCAGCAGCTCCTTGTGAAGCCATAAATTCTTCAACATTTATCACTCGTGAATTATTGGTAAAGCTCCCTTTTATTGTGGTATTAGAATCAAAAAAGTAGTTTACCGCATTAAACAGATAACCGTTTAATGAAAAATCCGACTTACCGTAAGTAGCACTAAAAGAATTGAACCACATCTTTTCATTCTCAAAAGTAAATTTGCCCTCACTTATATTAAATACCTTAGGAAAATATTCTGTAGCTGCAGTAATATCCCTTAGCAGCAATGTTCCTTTATTATTAAGCTTATTGTATTGACCGTTTACAGCATAACTTTGCCTACCCTGCAGAGAAAGGTCGGCTTTGGCATAACCGTGTATATCAACACCTTCTACCGCAAATACTTTATAAATCTTAGCAATATCAAGTTCCCCCTTAGCCTGTATATCATACACCACATCATTAAAGTTGGAAAGCGTTGCATTTATATAGACCGGGTTATCTTCAAAAATAAATGATGCCGGGGTAACGGCAATTTTTAAATCCTCAAAAGTACCTTCGTTGTTCTGCACCGAGGCAATCAGTTTTATATCTGTTATAGGATTAGGATAATACTTTGTTTTAAGCTCTCCGTTTTGCAGGCTAAAGCCTCCGCTTGTTTTTGGAAAAAGCCCCTTATCCTTATTAAAAACACCTCTTGCTTTTATATCTGCCTTAAGGGTTCCTGTTATATCAAAAGCATTAATCCCTATTGTATTGTTAAGTGTTTTAAGGT
Proteins encoded:
- a CDS encoding T9SS type B sorting domain-containing protein, with the translated sequence MLRTVTLDSGIPSGMGYSFVWYLDGVELTDYDPASPTYEAIAEGNYTVEVTGPAPLNCISDISAAFQVQKSGPASPVGVGYEVTNYFSDNQVITVFVEGYGEYEYKLDEDGMWQSSNVFTDVPAGTHTVYVRDVSTEFACDEIAIEGVSLVDYPHYFTPNGDGYHDTWNIIGLNQPDAKVYIFDRYGKLIKQISATEESEGWDGTYNGTPLPATDYWFTVTYRETVNGQPVVKEFKAHFSLKR
- a CDS encoding DUF4856 domain-containing protein: MKLRTILFSALSFTALSLVSCSSDDDNVSGPSYNVPTEYVFERNGESSVDFTGQTQRIKMLLEFDAYSKNQAGYPTFDSEKVSNMFSNTNNPFSEEDLNVSGKQLRNKTAASADYFATNSVEANEIKMTFDALFTEMGEVAAQYETTGTPGVMGSVDAGKRLVNGKGLEINQAIIKGLMGACFMDQTLNNYLSQTVLDETKSANDAGTLEEGKNYTTMEHKWDEAYGYVFGYTTTNTDGSTKRYFWESYMNTVNGNPYFEGISDNIKNAFIKGRAAIINKDYTTRNEQIRIIKENLSVIGAVRAVYYLNEGKQLLSDDNVVTIKAFHALSEGYGFIAGLRFTNNPNTNAPYFNGTEVNTMLENLLAGENGFWDASYTVSAIDDIMLQISQKFGFTIEQAITEGGSH